GGCCTTCCAGGGGCTGGCCGCCGGCGGGTCAGCGGCGGCGTGCGGGGTGGTCAGGGTCGTGTCCCTGCGGTCGGGCGTCCGAACAGCAGGTCGTAGCCGGGCGGCAGTTGGAGCAGGATGCGCCCGGTGAGGTCGTCGCCGGCGGCGTCGGCCACCGTGGACAGGACGGCGCCGATGTCCCACACGGCGGTGGTCTCGGTGGCGCCCTCTATCCAGGCCGCGGTGGCGCGCACGAACCGTTCGGGATCGAGCGGTTCGGCTGCCTGCAGGGGGTTGAGCAGGATCAGGGCCATGGTCTCCGGCAGGCGGGCGGCCAGTTCGGCGCGCACGTCGCCGACCAGGTGGGCGCCGAGCAGGGCCAGGACGACCCGGGCCGCGCGTTCGGCCTCCTGCGGGGTGTCGTACTCACCGCGTTCCCGGACCTCCTCCAGGAACGCCTCCCATCGAAGAGTCACTGCGGGTCCTCCTTGTGGGTGAGGAGCGGACCGGGCCCGGGCGTCGCCTGAGCGGTGCGGTCAGAGGGCCGGCCGGGGCCAGGCAGGCGCCAAGGCCCGTGAGGCTCGTAAGGCCGGGGAGGCGGAGGAGCCTGGCGGCGGGGTGGGCGGCCCGTGCAGGACCAGGCGCGCGCCGGTGCACGATGAAGGTTCCGGCCGTTCATGGCGTTTCCCGGTCGCCATGGCCGGCCGGGGGCCGGCAGTCGGGGGTGTTGCGGCCGCCCCTTCGATCGAGGGGGGAGAGATCGGGGCGGCCGCAACGGCATCGGCGAGCGGGTCAGGCCTGGATCTGCTTGCGGTCGCCACTGTGGCTGATCGCGACCTTGCGGGGCTTGGCCTTCTCGGCGACCGGGATCTTCAGGGTCAGCACGCCCGCGTCGTAGTCGGCGGTGATCCCGGCGGGGTCGAGGGTGTCGGAGAGCATGACCTGGCGCGAGAACACGCCGAGCGGGCGCTCGGACAGCTCCCACTTCACGTCCTCGCCCTGGTGGCGCGGCCTGCGCTCGGCCTTGACCGTCACCATGTTCCGCTCGACGTCGATGTCGATCGCCTCCGGGTCCACCCCCGGCAGGTCGAAGCAGATCACGTACTCCTCGCCGGCGCGGTAGGCGTCCAGCGGCATCGGAGCCGGACGCGACCAGGTCCCCGTGTTGCCCAGGAACTGCTGGGTCAGACGGTCCAGCTCGCGGAACGGGTCAGTGCGCAGCAGCATCGCGAAACACCTCCATGGATCGAATGGGTGCCAGTGCGCTTCACCTGACACCTTTCTAGCGCGTCATCCATCCGATGACAAGTCCGCGTGTCGCCTATAGAGTGACTGCATGAGTGAGAAGCCCCGCAGACCCGCTGACGGTCCCCGGCCGGCCTGGCCCGCCTCGTTCCTGGCGGCCGCGGCGGCGCTGGCCGCCATCGACGACGCCGTCCGCACCGCCCGGAACCCCGCGTCCCAGCCCTCGACCGCCCCCGATGCGCAGGAAGGCCCCGACGCGCAGGAAGGCCCCGAGCAGGCCCTGGCCGCCCTGGTGCTGCTCCGCGAGCTGCGCACCGAGCTCGCCGGCTGGGAAGCCGGCCTGGTGGAGACCGCGCGGGAAGCCGGCGCCACCTGGGCCGACCTCGCCCACCCCATGGGCGTCGCCAGTCGCCAGGCCGCCGAGAACCGCTACCTGCGCCTCAAGCCCGCCGCCGGCAGCACACGGCAGGCCGGCACCGGCGCCGAACGTGTCAAGGCCGTCCGCGACCGCCGGGCCGCCGACCGAACGGTCTCCGCCTGGGCCCGCGACAACGCCGCCGAGCTGCGGATCCTCGCCGCCCGGATCACCACGACCACGCTCGCCCCCGGCGCCCGCTCCGCCCAGGCCGCCCTGACCGCCGCCCTCGGGGCCACCGACCCCGCCGACCTCATAGCGCCCCTGGCCGCCATCCGCCCCCACCTCGGCACCGGCCACGGCGACCTCGCCACCCGCCTCGACGCCCTCACCCATCACACCGCCCAGCTCCGCGATGACAGCAACCGACGCCGCGCCTGACCCCGTCGCCGCCGCCGAGAAGCGCTGGCAGGACCTCCTGGACCGGATCCACGACCTCGAAGCCCGAGTCGCCGCCACCACGAGCACCGTCAACGCCGCCCTCGACACCCACCTCGCCCGGCTCGACGCCCTTCGCCACCAGCTCACCCGGCCCACCTGGCCGCTGCCCGCCCCCGATCCGGGCAGCTCCCGGGCCACACCGCCGGACAACCGGTCGGCCTGACAGGGCCGGGAGCCAGCGCGCGGCGGCCCGCCAGGCCGGCGCGTCCGGCCTCGGCACGTGCGGCGGGGCCGCGACGGGTCGGCCCCGGTCACGGCCCCGCGGATCACGGCCCCGTGCACCCTCCCGACTCGGCTGCCCAACGGGTGGTGGGCCGAGTCCAGGGGGCGAGCGACCAACCTCTGCCGTCGGGGCGGCAGTTGAGCGCCGCGTTGGCCGTGTCGACCGTGTCGGCTGCGTGGGTGCCGGTGGTGAAGTTGACGTTCGGGGTGTTCGGCAGGATGGCCGTGCAGTGTCGGCCGGCCTATGGAGCGGACGATATGCCCGTCGGATCGGACGGCCGCCGGGCCACCCTCACACGACATCCGCCGGGTACCCGTCCCACCCGCAGGTTCGGCCTCGGCACGGTCGAGCAGCGGGTGGACCTGCGGTTATCGAGGGCTGCCGTCGGTTCGTGAACGGGTGCCCCACTAAGCTGGGCCGGTCGGCCAGGTGGCCGATCATGCCGGGGGGAGGGGTCGGGACGTGACCTTGCTGGAGAACGATCCGCGAGAGATCGGCGGGTACCTCCTGGAGGGCAGGCTCGGCGCGGGCGGGATGGGTGTGGTGTACCGCGCCCGGTCGGTGTCCGGGCGTCAGGTGGCGGTGAAGGTGATCCGGCCCGAGCTGGCCGCGGACGCCGAGTTCCGGGCCCGGTTCCGGCAGGAGGTCGCGGCCGCGCGCAAGGTCAGCGGGGCGTTCACCGCGCCCGTGCTCGACGCGGACGCCGACGCGCCGGCGCCCTGGCTGGTGACGCTCTTCATCGCCGGTCCCTCGCTGGGAGAACGGGTCTCCGGCCAGGGCCCGTTGACCCCGCCCGAAGTTCGCAGGCTGGCCGCCGGGCTGGCCGAGGCGCTGCGGGAGATCCATCGCGCCGGGCTCGTGCACCGCGACCTCAAGCCCGGCAACGTGCTGCTCGCCGAGGACGGCCCGCGCGTCATCGACTTCGGCATCGCCAAGGCGGCCGGCGAGACCCAGCTGACCAGCACCGGAGTGGCCGTCGGCACCCCGCCGTTCATGGCGCCCGAGCAGTTCCGCAGTGGTACGGCGACGGCGGCCACGGACGTGTTCGCGCTGGGCTCGGTGCTCGCCTTCGCGGCCACCGGGTACGGGCCGTTCGGCGCGGACTCCTCGCATGCGGTGGGGTTCCGGGTGGTGTACGAGGAGCCGGACCTGACCGGGCTCGCGGCGGAGCTGCGTCCGCTGGTGGCCGCCTGCCTGGCCAAGGATCCGGAGCAACGGCCCACGGTTGAGCGGTTGTTGGGGCTTGCTGCGCAGGGTGAGCGGGATCGGACGGTTCGGTTTCGGACGGGGCCGGTGACGCCGACGGCGGCGGCCCCGGCGGCGGCCGGTCCGGTGGCGGCCGGTCCGGTGGCGCCCACGCCTACGGCCCCGGCGGCTCTGCTCGCGGCGGTGGCTCCTCCGGCTCCGGTGATCGCGACGCCGACCGTGGCGCCGACCGCGACGCCGGCCACTGCGCCCGCCGAGGCCGCAGCGCCGACGGGCCCGGTCCCACCGGTCGTCCCCTCGTACATGGCGGCCCCCTCCACCCGCCCGTCCCTCGCCGACGCCGACACGCGCCCTCGCAGGCGCAAGGGTGTGCTGATCGGCTCAGCGCTGTCCACGGTGGTCGTCGCGACGGCGGGCACCCTGGGTTTCCTCGCCTGGCAGGACCGCGCCCCGGACAAGCCGGCGCACGGCCAGAACCCCGGCCCGTCCTCCTCGGTGACGGCGACGACCGCCGCCTCCGCCTGCGGCCCCGACGGCAAGCAGGCGGTCGGCGCGGACGGGCTGCAGGTGGCCCTCGTCAAGCAGTGGCAGGCGGATTACGCCAAGGAGTGCCCGGGCGCCGGGATCACTTTCAACGGCCCCGCGAGCGGCACCGTGATGGACCAGTACGCGACCTTCAAGTCCGACGGCGTCGCCCTGGACTCCCCCATGACGGCCGATCAGCGGTCCGTCGTCGGCCGCCACTGCCCCACCGGCTACGCCTCCCAGATCCCGGTCACCGTGCTGCCGATCGCCGTGGTCTACAACGCGCCCGGGCTCAAGGGGCTGGAGTTCGACGCCCCCACGCTCGCCAAGATCTTCACCGGCAAGATCACCAAGTGGAACGACCCGGCGATCAAGGCGCTCAACTCGATCTGGAACCTGCCGGACACGCCGATCGACGTGCGGATCCCGAGCAACGAGTCGGCGTCCACCGCCATCTTCACCCAGTACCTCGCCAAGGCGGCGCCCGCCGACTTCCCGTACCAGCCGGGCCGGGCGTGGCCCGACAAGTCGCGGCCCGCGTCCGGCACGAACGCGTCCGACCTCCCCGCGTACGTCGCCGGGGGCCAGTGGTCGATGTCCTTCGTGCCGCTCCCGGACGCCGGCGCCCTCCAGAAGGCCAAGGTGAGGACCGGCGGCTCCGAGGCGGTGGAACTCACCCCCCACTCCGCAAGCATGATGGCCGCCGGGGGCTCGGTGCAGGGCACGGGCACCAACCTGACGGTCACGATCGACTACGCGAGGCCCGCCTCGGGCAGCTACCCCATCGTCGACGTCGGCTACATCGGCTTCTGCGACCACGGCGGGGCCGACCGCGCCTTCGCCGGCACCGCCGTCCTGACCAACTTCCTGGCCCACGGGCTGAGTGCGCCGGGCCAGGCGGCCGGCGAGAACCTCATGTACGGCCCGCTGCCGGATGCCCTGACGAAGCGCGTGCTGGACTCCCTGGCCCCCCTGCGGGTGAAGCCCGGTAGCCAGTAGGGCCGAGGACGGCCTGGTGGTGGGTTTCGACGACAATCCGATCGGCTGTTTTCCGCTGTCATGGTTCAACAACGGGCCGCTGACCACCGGAGCCACCCGGGCCAAATTCGGCGGCGAGGTCGGATCGAGCCTCACCTTCTGGCCCTCAATGGGTTCAGGACAACACGCCTCGGCGGGCTTCGGCCAAGCCGCGTACCAGCGGGCGGCGGCGGTCAATCCGCTGGGCGGCGGCGCCGTGTACGCGACTCTGGCGGAGGCGGGATCGGTCACCGGATCGTGCTACTCGGTCCAGATCACCAACAACTCGTCGTCGTTCGACTGGGGCACCTACCTGTTTTTCGGCGGTCCGGGCGGCAGCCCCTGCTGACACCACCGATCGAGCTCAGGGTGGCCGAGGCGGCCGGTCCCCGCAGGCCATCTCGGTCAGTGGTCGGTGGGCGTCAGCCGCCCACACCACGAAGGTGGCGGTCGGCGGGTCGGGATCGCTTCTCAGCGCGATCGGTACGGGCTGCCGATCCGCAGCAGGTTGCCGCTGCGGTCGACCAGCCCGAACTCCCGCATCCCGTAGGCGGTATCGGTGGGCGGCGTCAGCCGGCTGCCGGTTGCCCGGTCGCTGGGCACGCCGAGCAGCGCCCAGTCGCCGTACAGCGCGTCCGCGTCGCGGACTTGCAGGTAGCAGCTGCCGGCCGTGGCCAGCGGGTCCACTCCGGGGTCGTGACGGAAGTGCAGTTCGATCGTGCCCCGGACGACGATCAGGTAGCCGTCCTCTCCGTCCCACCGCCCGCGCGGCTCGAAGCCCAGAGGGGAGTAGAACTCCAAGGTCTCGTCCAGATCCCGGCTCGGCAGGATCGGTACCGCGTACTCGAACTCGTCCACGGCGCCCACCCTAGGGCCTCGCACCGACACGGGCCGATCGGCCTGGTCGACCGGGAGATCGCCACGATCCCGCCAACTCGCCTCGCGCGAGAGTGATCTGTCGGCACCTCACAGCGTGGCATCCGTCGGTCGAGGGCTGTGCTCGGTCACAGCCTGGTGGCCAGAAAGACGGTTGCCGCCGCGGTGGCGGTGAGCCCGAGGTTGAGTGCGATCCGGCGGTCTTCGCCGGTCAGGTGGACGGCGATCGCGCCGGCCTGGAGGAGGACGAAGCCGGCGGCCGCGGCCGCCGCCAGCGGGGGCGCGATGCCGGTCAGCGGCGGCAGGATCAGACCGGCCGCGCCGAGCAGTTCGACCGTGCCCAGGGCTCTGAGGGCGGGCAGGGGTATGCGGTCGACCCAGGCCATCATCGGTCGGAGTCGGTCGCGGCTGCGGGTCAGCTTCAGCGTGCCCGCGTAGAGGTAGAAGAGGGCGAGCGGCCCCGCGACGATCCAGTAGGCGAGGTTCATGGTTCCCGTTCATGGGTCAGCGGTTCACACCAACCGTCGACTGCTTCAGGCGAGGTCGGTGGCGGGCACGGTGGCGTAGCGGCTCATCGCGTCGATGTTGGCCTGGGGCGTGAGCGGCCGGCCGCCGGCGAGGGTTTCCTGGAGGTCCCGGAAGTACTGCACGTACAGGTCGGGGGTGAAGGTGCTGAGCATGACGGCGGGTTGGTCGGTCGGGTTGGCGAAGGTGTGCGGGGTGCCGGGCGGAACCATCACGAGCGTGCCCGCGGGGGCGTCGTGGTCCTCGTCCCCGACGGTGAACCGCACGGTCCCGGAGAGGATGTAGAAGCCCTCGTCGTGCTGGGTGTGGCGGTGCTGCGGCGGTCCCTGGGTGTGCGGGGCGAGGACGGACTCGGCGATCGCGAGGCGGTGTCCGGTGCGGCTGCCGTCCTCCAGGACGCGCATGCGCGTGGTGCCCAGGACGATCGTCTCGCCCTCGCCGGGGCGCACCACCGAGACGGCGGGGCGGGCCTGCGGCGCGTCGGCTGCTGCTTCTTCGGTCATGGTCACCAGTGCACTCCCGAGGGTCCACCGGTGTCCAAGACCCGTCCCGCGGCGCCGATACCCGGTGGGTATCGTTGCAGCGTGGAGCTACGGACCCTGCGCTACTTCGTGGCTGTCGCCGAGGAACTCCACTTCGGCCGCGCCGCCACCCGACTGCACATCAGCCAGCCGCCGCTGAGCCGGGCGATCAAGCGCTTGGAGGCCGATGTCGGGGCCCTGCTGTTCGCCCGCTCGCCCACCGGCGTCACGCTCACCCCGGTGGGCGCGGTGCTGCTCGACGAGGCGCGGGCCCTGCTCGACCACGCCGACCGCGTCCGTGCACGCATGAGCTCGGCGGCCGGCGCCGCGACCATCACCGTCGGCATCCTGGGCGACGGCACCGACCCGGGAGTATCCAGGCTGGCCGCCGCCTACCGCCGGGCCCACCCCGGCATCGACATCCGCATCCGCGACACCGATCTGACCGACCCGACCTGCGGGCTGCACGCCGGACTGGTCGACGTCGCCCTGACCCGGGCGCCGTTCGACGAGACCGCCCTGACGGTGCGTGTGCTGCGAACCGATCCGGTCGGCGTGGTCCTGCGTGCCGACGATCCGCTGGCCCGCCGTGACCGGCTGCGGCTGGCCGAGCTGGGCGACCGCCGGTGGTTCCGGTTCCCGCCGGGCACCGACCCCCTCTGGCAGGCGTACTGGAACGGCGGCACGCCGCGCGAGGGCCCGGTGGTGCGCGCTGTCCAGGAGTGCCTGCACGCCGTGCTGTGGAACGGCACGGTCGGCCTCGCCCCGCTCGGGCACGAGCTGCCCCCGGAGTTGGCGGTCGTACCGCTGACCGACATGGCGCCCAGCCGCGTGGTGGCGGTGTGGAACGAAGGCGACGCGAACCCGCTGATCCGGTCCTTCATCGAGATCGCGACAGCCGCCTACCGGCACTGAGCGCGGCAACCGGTCCTGCCAGCACTGCCGGTGCTGCCGGTGCTGCCGGTGCTCGGCGGTGTCGAGGCGATGCGGCTCCTGCGGAGTGCGTGGAGGGTCGCCGGTCCTCAACGAAGCTTCCACAACCGTCTGGTCCGGAGTGAGGCTCTTGACCCTCACGTGGCGTCAGGCTGCATAGTCGGTGCCGTGGATGATCACTGGACCGTGGGACGCGTGGCCGAGCTCGCCGACGTGAGCGTCCGCACGCTGCATCACTATGACGAGATCGGGCTCGTCCGACCGTCTGCGCGGACCGTGGCCGGGTACCGGGCCTACTCGGCGGGCGATGTGGAGCGGCTGCGGGAGGTGTTGGCCTATCGGCGGTTGGGTTTCGGGCTGCGGGAAGTAGCGGAACTGGTCGACGACCCGTCCACCGACGCGGTCGCGCACCTGCGCCGACTGCGTGGCCTGCAGCTGGAGCGGCGTGATCGTGCTGACGCCATGGTGGCGGCCATCGACAGGGAACTTGAGGCACGAGCGAAGGGACTGAAGGTGACACCGGAGGAGCAACTGGAGATGCTCGGTGCACGGCTGTACGACGCGATCGGCGGCGCCTACCTCGCGACACGGCGTACCGATCCGCGCATCGCCGCGCAGATCTGGGACGCGCTCGGGGACGCGCAGACGGTGCTGAACGTCGGGGCCGGCACCGGCTCCTACGAGCCTGTTGATCGCGACGTGACCGCGGTGGAGCCATCGGCGGTCATGCGAGGGCAGCGGCCTGCCGGCTCGGCGCCGTGCGTGGCCGCCGCCGCGGAGAGCCTGCCGTTCGAGGATCACTCCTTCGACGTCGCGATGGCCGTCTCCACCGTTCACCACTGGGGGACCCGATAGCGGGGCTGCGCGAGATGCGGCGCGTGGCCCGCCGTGTGCTGGTGCTCACGTTCGACACTGACGAGCCCGGGTGGCAGGACCGGTTCTGGCTCACCCGCGACTACCTGCCCGAGTTCGCCGCCGTTCTCACAGGATTTCCCTCGCTTGCCGGGATGGCCGACGCGATCGGCGCCCGCGCTGAGCCGGTGCCGATCCCGTGGGACTGCGCTGACGGCCTGTTCGAGGCTTATTGGCGCCGCCCGGGGGCGTATCTGGAGGATCCCGTGCGCCGTGCGACGTCGGTGTGGACGAGAGTCGGGCCGGAGGCCGAGCAGCGGGCGGTACGAAGCCTTGGCGACGACCTCGAATCCGGCCGGTGGGCCGAGCGCAACAGCCACCTCGCCGACCTCGACGCGACAGATCTCGGCCTCCGCCTGCTCATAGCTTGAACCGCGTGCCAGCGTCAGTGTCATGGCGGCTCCTGGACGGCCCGCCGGCCACGAGAACACGCTTGCGTTCGTTGCTCGCTCCTCCGGCCGGACCCGGCCCAGCGCGGCCGGGTCCGGCCGGAGGAGCTCCGCGACAACCCCGTTTCCCGCATCGGGGACGCAGGCGGGCACCGACGTGCCGTCGACGATGCGCCCGGCATCTGCGCGGAAGCGCTGCCGCTGCTTCACCTGGACGACGGCCCGATGCGATCGATGACTCACTCAGGGCGGTGGCGGTCGGTGTCGGGGGTCGGCCGGTGGGTGGGGTGGGGGCACGGGCGGTGCCGGCCGCCGGCGGGTGGGGCGGGCGGTCGGCACGGTGCGGGGGTCGTCAGATCGCCGCGAGTGCGAGCGGGGCGACCTTCGAGATGACGCCGAGGGCGTCGTCCCAGAAGGAGTCGGCCTCGACGCCGGCGGCGGAGCCGAGCGAACCTGCGGGGGTGCCGGCGCGGTAGACCGGCGGAGCCAGCTTCGGGAGCTGCGGGGCGGGGGACCAGGTCGGGTGTTCCTCGCGGACATCTTCGTTGATCATTTCCGCTCATCCTTTCTCGGGTGTGGGTGGCGCGGGGCGGTACTGGTCAGAGGGCGAAGCCGTCCATGACCATCGGGGGTTCAGGTTCACGTCGTCCCAGATGGAGTCGGCCTCGACGCCGGCCGCGGAGCCGGGCGAACCTGCGGGGGTGCCGGCGCGGTGGACCGGCGGAGCGAGCTTCGGGAGCTGCGGGGCGGGGGACCGCGTCCGGCGCTCCTCGCGGGCTTCTTCGTGGATCATTTCCGCTCATCCCTTTCGGTGCGGTGTCAGCGCCGGCCGCCGATGGCAGGGGACGGTGGCGGCAGGCAGCCGGGAGTGGGGGCGCCGCCGCAGGCCCAGGGGGCCGGGTCCGAGAAGCTCGGGCCGTACATGCCGCCGGGGCCGTCCATGATTGCCGTGGACGGTTCGGTGGCGGAAGGTGCGCCGGTCGTCCCGGTGGCCGGGCCCGCGCCCGCGCCCGCCTCGGCTTCGGCGACGGCGATGGCGCCTGCGGGGCCGGGCGGCATCACACGGCCGACGAAGCCGCGGATCACGTTGGTGGGCGGCATGGCCGGGTTCAGGCTGTCGTCCACGCTGGGGACCACCTTGATCACCTTCAGGTAGGCGTCGTAGCCCTGACTGCGGTCGATCGGTCGTACCTGGGGCGGCTGCTGGTCCATGGTTCTTCCTCTCCTGCTCGGCGTTCCGGTGGCCGGTCCCCGGTGGACGCGTCACCGGACGGGTGCCGACGGCAGAGGGCTCGGGTTCTGCCGTCGGCGTGGGCGCCTCGTCAGAGGAACTTGGAAGCGGTGTTCAGCACGGTGCCCAGGATGTTCCCCCAGTCGAAGTTGGCTTCGACGCCCTGCGTACCGTCCTGGGCGCCGCCGGTGGTGCCGGTGCGGTCGACCGGCGGAGCCAGCTTCGGGAGCTGCGGGGCGGGGGACCATGCGTGGCGCTCCTCGCGGACTTCTTCGTTGATCATTTCCGGTCATCCCTTCTTCTTTTGCTTGCCTGTTGTGCCTGGCTGTGTGCCTACTCGTGTTCCGGTTCTGTTCGGTGTTCGCCGGGTCAGGGGCCGGGCCGTCACAGGGCCGCGTAGCACATGCTCCGGGCCGGGCCGGTCAGCCCGGCGCACGCCGACCGGGACGCCTCGACGCCCGGACCACCGGCTCGGCGACCGGCCCCGGCCTGGTCGTCGCGCCGGACCGGCGGGGCCAGCGCCGGCAGGTAGCGGTCGGGCTTGCGCTGTGTTTCGAGGGTCTTCATGATCCGCCTCCTCCTGGTGGCGCCGCGGGCTCAGGACTCGATGAACTGGTGGGCTGGCGCCAGGGTGACGGGGAACTCGTCGCTGACGTCGATCGTGAACAGCATGTTCACCCGCGCGCGCCGCTCGTTCTCCGGGTCGAAGAAGCTCACCCTCACGTCCTGGCAGTCCGAGCCCATGCGGCAGTACGGGCTCTTCGTGACGGAAACGCTGTCGATGCAGTACAGGCTGGGCTTGTCCTGGTCCTCTGTGCTGGGGATGTCCTGACCGAGGAGCATGGCCCGGCTGATGGTCTTGGCGACCGAGAAGGCGTTCGTCCCGGCGGCGTTCAGTGCCCGGTCGGCAGAGGTCTGCCCGAGGTTGCGGAACTGGTAGTAGACCTTGTCGAGGAACGCGATCATGGTCTTCTGGATGTACAGCTCGTTGATCGTCACCTTCTGCTGCTCGGCCTCCTTCTTGACGGCCTGCACCACGGCGTCCACCAGCTGCTTCTCGTACCAGATGTAGACGCCACGGCTCTTGATCTCGATGACGGGCACGACCTGCCCGGAGAACAGCCGGACCGTCCGGTCGGTCAGCCGGCCGGGGACCGAGATCCGGGAGATGTAGCCGTCCTCGGTGGCCAGCAGGTGCTGGCCGAGGTACGCGTCGCGGAACGACCGGTAGATCATCGACACCGGGGGCGCAGGTCCGTCGAGCGACATCAGCAGGTCCGTGAGCTTGGCGGGAT
The Streptomyces sp. 1331.2 genome window above contains:
- a CDS encoding DUF2267 domain-containing protein translates to MTLRWEAFLEEVRERGEYDTPQEAERAARVVLALLGAHLVGDVRAELAARLPETMALILLNPLQAAEPLDPERFVRATAAWIEGATETTAVWDIGAVLSTVADAAGDDLTGRILLQLPPGYDLLFGRPTAGTRP
- a CDS encoding Hsp20/alpha crystallin family protein — translated: MLLRTDPFRELDRLTQQFLGNTGTWSRPAPMPLDAYRAGEEYVICFDLPGVDPEAIDIDVERNMVTVKAERRPRHQGEDVKWELSERPLGVFSRQVMLSDTLDPAGITADYDAGVLTLKIPVAEKAKPRKVAISHSGDRKQIQA
- a CDS encoding serine/threonine-protein kinase — translated: MTLLENDPREIGGYLLEGRLGAGGMGVVYRARSVSGRQVAVKVIRPELAADAEFRARFRQEVAAARKVSGAFTAPVLDADADAPAPWLVTLFIAGPSLGERVSGQGPLTPPEVRRLAAGLAEALREIHRAGLVHRDLKPGNVLLAEDGPRVIDFGIAKAAGETQLTSTGVAVGTPPFMAPEQFRSGTATAATDVFALGSVLAFAATGYGPFGADSSHAVGFRVVYEEPDLTGLAAELRPLVAACLAKDPEQRPTVERLLGLAAQGERDRTVRFRTGPVTPTAAAPAAAGPVAAGPVAPTPTAPAALLAAVAPPAPVIATPTVAPTATPATAPAEAAAPTGPVPPVVPSYMAAPSTRPSLADADTRPRRRKGVLIGSALSTVVVATAGTLGFLAWQDRAPDKPAHGQNPGPSSSVTATTAASACGPDGKQAVGADGLQVALVKQWQADYAKECPGAGITFNGPASGTVMDQYATFKSDGVALDSPMTADQRSVVGRHCPTGYASQIPVTVLPIAVVYNAPGLKGLEFDAPTLAKIFTGKITKWNDPAIKALNSIWNLPDTPIDVRIPSNESASTAIFTQYLAKAAPADFPYQPGRAWPDKSRPASGTNASDLPAYVAGGQWSMSFVPLPDAGALQKAKVRTGGSEAVELTPHSASMMAAGGSVQGTGTNLTVTIDYARPASGSYPIVDVGYIGFCDHGGADRAFAGTAVLTNFLAHGLSAPGQAAGENLMYGPLPDALTKRVLDSLAPLRVKPGSQ
- a CDS encoding neprosin family prolyl endopeptidase encodes the protein MVGFDDNPIGCFPLSWFNNGPLTTGATRAKFGGEVGSSLTFWPSMGSGQHASAGFGQAAYQRAAAVNPLGGGAVYATLAEAGSVTGSCYSVQITNNSSSFDWGTYLFFGGPGGSPC
- a CDS encoding bleomycin resistance protein, whose product is MDEFEYAVPILPSRDLDETLEFYSPLGFEPRGRWDGEDGYLIVVRGTIELHFRHDPGVDPLATAGSCYLQVRDADALYGDWALLGVPSDRATGSRLTPPTDTAYGMREFGLVDRSGNLLRIGSPYRSR
- a CDS encoding DoxX family protein yields the protein MNLAYWIVAGPLALFYLYAGTLKLTRSRDRLRPMMAWVDRIPLPALRALGTVELLGAAGLILPPLTGIAPPLAAAAAAGFVLLQAGAIAVHLTGEDRRIALNLGLTATAAATVFLATRL
- a CDS encoding cupin domain-containing protein — translated: MTEEAAADAPQARPAVSVVRPGEGETIVLGTTRMRVLEDGSRTGHRLAIAESVLAPHTQGPPQHRHTQHDEGFYILSGTVRFTVGDEDHDAPAGTLVMVPPGTPHTFANPTDQPAVMLSTFTPDLYVQYFRDLQETLAGGRPLTPQANIDAMSRYATVPATDLA
- a CDS encoding LysR family transcriptional regulator; its protein translation is MELRTLRYFVAVAEELHFGRAATRLHISQPPLSRAIKRLEADVGALLFARSPTGVTLTPVGAVLLDEARALLDHADRVRARMSSAAGAATITVGILGDGTDPGVSRLAAAYRRAHPGIDIRIRDTDLTDPTCGLHAGLVDVALTRAPFDETALTVRVLRTDPVGVVLRADDPLARRDRLRLAELGDRRWFRFPPGTDPLWQAYWNGGTPREGPVVRAVQECLHAVLWNGTVGLAPLGHELPPELAVVPLTDMAPSRVVAVWNEGDANPLIRSFIEIATAAYRH